The following DNA comes from Caldibacillus debilis DSM 16016.
GACCATCTTGGGCGGCTCGGTCGTTCTCTCCACGGTGATCGGCTTCCTGCTGTTATGGGCGCTGAACAGGTATTTGAACCGGAACATGAATAAGGTGATGTTTACCGCTTCCGAAATCGCCGACGGCAATTTGCGGATTTCCGATCTTGACCGGGTCGGGAAAGATGAGCTCGGCCAGCTGGGCGTCGCCATGAACCGGATGAAGAAAAGCCTCAGTGACATCATTGCCCAGATCTCCGACGTATCCGACCGGCTGGTGAAGCAGAGCAATGATCTGGTCAAATCCACAAATGATTTGCACTCCGGCAGCCAGCAAATCGCGGCGACGATGGAGGAATTGTCCAGCGGGTCGGAAGAGCAGGCCAACGCCGCCAACCATCTGTACGAAAAAATGCAGCAGTTTTTAGGGACGATCGCCGAGGTCGTCTATAAATCGGAAGATACGAAAAAGGTATCCGAAAAGATGCTGGCGATGACCAACGAAGGACGCCAGAACATGGACGATTCCATCTTGAAGATGGCGGAGATCAACGAAAAAATCAACCAGTCGCTGGAAATGCTCCGGGGACTGGACAGCAAGATCAAAAACATCAACAAACTGGTGATCGTCATCAAAGATATTGCCGATCAAACCAATTTGTTGGCGCTGAACGCCTCGATTGAAGCCGCCCGGGCCGGGGAACACGGAAAGGGCTTTGTCGTGGTCGCCGCCGAGGTGAGAAAACTGGCGGAGCAGGTCACCTCATCGGTTACGGACATCAATTCCATCTTGTCGGACATCCAGAAGGAATCCGGAAAGGTGCTTTCTTCGCTGGAAGAAGGTTACGGTTTGGTGAGCCAGGGTAGCGACCAGATGATGACCACCGGCCGTACGATCGTCCAGCTGATCGAAACCATCAACGACGTCGGCAAGCAAATCGAAAATATGGCTGACGCCCTCTACAATTTGATCGACAATTCGCAGACGATCGGAACATCCATTGAGAACATCGCCTCCGTCTCCCAGGAATCGGCGGCGGGTATCGAGCAGACGTCGGCAACGGTCCAGCAGGCGTCCATGACGATGGATAAAATCTCCGCCAGCGCCGAGGCTTTGGATGAGGAAGCCAGACGGCTGAAACAGCTCGTGGAAAAATTCCAAATCTGACGTTTCTTATCCGTCGGAAATTAGGAGAAAAAGGGTACTTGCAAAATATCAAACATCACGGCTGACCGGCCGTGTTTTTTTTTTGCCGATCGCCCCGGCTGAAGAAGGGGGCAGAGGGACCTGAAAGCTGCCGCCTCCCGCCCCTCCTTTTGCCGAAGGGAAGAAAGGAGCGAATCCTTCGTTCGTCCGTGGCCGGCCCGCATATCTTTGATGCCGTCCGAAGCCGAAGAAAGGAGCAAAACCTTCGTCCGGCGATCCCGGGCCCAGTCCGGCAGGGGCGGACAACAATGCCGGCGGAGGGGCCGGCGATTGAGTCAAGCGTATGTGGGCATTTTTTTAACCCCGTTCCGGGAATGTAAACGGATACAATCGTTCAGGGTTCCCTCCTTGGTCAATATTCCGCGTTTTTAAAAAGTGTACATCGGCAATTTTTTAACCCAGCGCCGATGTCCGGCCGGTCGACTCCCCGCGATTTATCATTTCCAGGGACATCCGGGAGTAAGCGGATGTCCGGGGAACCGACATTTCCGGCTGGTTATGGACCGGAAGGTTTATTGTTCAGATTGCATGGTTTCGACCAACATGGAAGTTTTATTGTTCTACATATAGAGAAGGAATTTTCAATATTCATGGATTCCCGGACCGGAATGTCCAACATTTTCCT
Coding sequences within:
- a CDS encoding methyl-accepting chemotaxis protein, with amino-acid sequence MKPMKWIRNLSANLKLTARIRLILLSTIVLFLISSAGICYQFFNIREHVKEIQKQEELNYYVTNLISIINNKDLLIMDYVFSKKLANQEQIEGFSKEFQETVNKIKPMLTEEKQKNILNLALENYDKYEQSFKKDIVPLMESGKDDTAKLVLQIQISNYRYQIISSLNELTRLTRSGSQSAYDYTYSAFQRGLTILGGSVVLSTVIGFLLLWALNRYLNRNMNKVMFTASEIADGNLRISDLDRVGKDELGQLGVAMNRMKKSLSDIIAQISDVSDRLVKQSNDLVKSTNDLHSGSQQIAATMEELSSGSEEQANAANHLYEKMQQFLGTIAEVVYKSEDTKKVSEKMLAMTNEGRQNMDDSILKMAEINEKINQSLEMLRGLDSKIKNINKLVIVIKDIADQTNLLALNASIEAARAGEHGKGFVVVAAEVRKLAEQVTSSVTDINSILSDIQKESGKVLSSLEEGYGLVSQGSDQMMTTGRTIVQLIETINDVGKQIENMADALYNLIDNSQTIGTSIENIASVSQESAAGIEQTSATVQQASMTMDKISASAEALDEEARRLKQLVEKFQI